The Triticum dicoccoides isolate Atlit2015 ecotype Zavitan unplaced genomic scaffold, WEW_v2.0 scaffold22774, whole genome shotgun sequence region gcAGATTTGAAGAGATGTTTATAGCTCATTAATACGTAGGTTTTTGTTTCATATACTTGCCTGACGGTACATGAGCTTGAGGTTcagattgatcgggtcttctgtTGTGATCTTGTGGTCGGTCCCGGAGTGGTAGTCTTTGTGGTTGTAGTCGAGGTTGACAATGGCCGGTGGCAGGTGCACGGGGTTACGCTTAGAGTCATAGAGTGGCGAAGACTCACTGGTGTACATCACCGGGAGGGTCATGCCGTGGGGCGCGTCCCAGTTCCAAAACGGCAGTGCAAAGGTGTCGTCGTCGATGAGATTACCAAGGATCCTCTCGTAGAAATAGAGGTACAACCTATGTCAAGTTACGTTCATCAATGCATGGAGTGACAAGCACGTTAATTAATTTGGCGCGAACCGAAATACAGGGATGTCTACCTGTGCCATGGGAAGAAGAGCCAGGACCTGTGTATGTCGATCTTCAGTTTCGGGTAGCCGATCTGTTCATATGCGCCCTCGCAGTATGCGCAGTGCACGTGCCACTGCTGCGAGAAGCTGCGAGGGTCATCATCGGGCAGCTCCTTCATGAGCTTCACGGCTCTCTCATACTTAGCCAGGTAGTTGCGGTCTACCAGGTGGGCCGCTGGCCGAACACGGAGCGGCGAGGAGAGCGGGGGCAGCTTGAAGTCGAGGATTGGGATTCTGTCGTCGTACTTGGGGGGGCAGCACTTGGTGTCTTTTACTTGGGGAACCTTGTCGGGATCATCGATCGGCTGGCAGTTGCCAAAGTCCGGGGACTGGATGGGCTTCGCAAGTGCGCCACGGAGCTCGGATAGGCCCGCCGTCGCAACTCC contains the following coding sequences:
- the LOC119345342 gene encoding polyphenol oxidase, chloroplastic-like, giving the protein GVATAGLSELRGALAKPIQSPDFGNCQPIDDPDKVPQVKDTKCCPPKYDDRIPILDFKLPPLSSPLRVRPAAHLVDRNYLAKYERAVKLMKELPDDDPRSFSQQWHVHCAYCEGAYEQIGYPKLKIDIHRSWLFFPWHRLYLYFYERILGNLIDDDTFALPFWNWDAPHGMTLPVMYTSESSPLYDSKRNPVHLPPAIVNLDYNHKDYHSGTDHKITTEDPINLNLKLMYRQMIAGAKKTELFLGTSYRAGEEPRGPGTIECEPHNTVHDWTGESKEPSEDMGNLYSAARDPVFFAHHGNVDRMWNVWRCLGHTDFTDTDWLDSNFLFYDEEARL